One genomic window of [Limnothrix rosea] IAM M-220 includes the following:
- a CDS encoding transglycosylase domain-containing protein yields MFNFSKKSKAKPQAVGQNTTSEAAGIQPWSESNTTNQTMDPKLSALVDGKTANEPPEPDKREGKKKSRWLLWVLAGVMTGAGSSGYALYRGWEELEALVPDNVNQVLIYTRPGTLVVEAADGTVIEEVGPVTHERVKIWQVPEVVSQAFISSEDRRYYDHFGVDMQGVARAAYANFQAGEIVEGGSSITQQLARIVFLNQETTAIRKLKEMRLATKLEEQFTKEQILESYLNLVYLGSGAYGVADAAWVYFGKSLDELTLPETAMIAGLAPAPSLYSPFVNRQKALVRRNQVLYRMQEDGFISEAALEQAIAIPLETNRQVPKRLLRKYPYFSDYIQAELDRHLTPEQLAQGGVVVETTINPDWQEWAEEVLKEGIENYGRYQNFKQAAIVSIDPRNGQIKTMVGGLDFENNQYNRVTQAQRQPGSTFKTFVYAAAIASGMSPNATYVDKEFKVGDYRPKNYSGTFSNASLTLTEALTQSINTIALSVMMDVGWDPIINLAQQMGIRSEMQPTYSLALGSWEVNLLEITSAYGTLANKGVHQANYGISRILDRDGKVIYEAEGSSRRALDENSAAIVTSMLTKVVSSGTGRNANIGRPVAGKTGTTDKARDLWFIGYIPQVVTGVWIGNDDNQSTWGSSSTAALMWGNLMSKITEAIAVEDFPPLPNLRNRVGSITAQPLNQRDKKQLSRNESKREKEQKREEQQENENKANRSSQSSGGTSSPTNETRNDGGGSGSPSQRPPRVRTPEPKFDYTKRSDTVPPFIPLEETAPAPSAAPTPAPAPAPAPTPAPPTASPTPAPPSPTPAPAPAPAPAPAPAPAPAPSSNVDIPAPPVTQKKAPSEE; encoded by the coding sequence GTGTTTAATTTTTCCAAAAAATCAAAGGCTAAACCGCAAGCTGTAGGCCAAAATACGACTAGTGAAGCTGCGGGTATTCAGCCTTGGAGCGAATCAAACACCACGAATCAAACGATGGATCCAAAACTTTCTGCTTTGGTAGATGGCAAGACAGCCAATGAACCGCCTGAGCCAGACAAAAGAGAGGGGAAGAAGAAGTCCCGTTGGCTACTGTGGGTCTTAGCTGGAGTAATGACGGGGGCAGGCTCTAGTGGTTATGCCCTTTATCGGGGTTGGGAAGAGTTAGAAGCCCTTGTGCCAGATAATGTTAATCAGGTTTTGATTTATACCCGTCCGGGGACATTGGTTGTAGAAGCTGCGGACGGTACGGTGATTGAAGAAGTGGGGCCTGTTACCCATGAGCGAGTCAAAATTTGGCAGGTTCCAGAGGTTGTTTCCCAAGCTTTTATTTCTAGTGAGGATCGTCGCTATTACGATCATTTTGGTGTGGATATGCAGGGGGTTGCACGGGCGGCCTATGCAAATTTCCAAGCGGGTGAAATTGTTGAGGGGGGTAGTAGTATTACCCAGCAGCTTGCTCGTATTGTTTTTCTCAATCAGGAGACAACGGCTATCCGTAAGTTGAAGGAAATGCGGTTGGCGACGAAATTAGAGGAACAGTTTACGAAGGAACAAATCCTTGAAAGCTATTTAAATTTGGTTTACCTAGGCTCTGGTGCCTATGGTGTGGCCGATGCGGCTTGGGTTTATTTCGGGAAGAGCCTTGATGAGTTGACCCTTCCTGAGACGGCAATGATTGCGGGTCTTGCGCCGGCACCGAGTCTTTATTCGCCCTTTGTTAATCGTCAAAAGGCTTTGGTGCGTCGTAATCAGGTGCTTTACCGGATGCAAGAGGATGGGTTTATTTCTGAGGCGGCTTTGGAGCAGGCGATCGCCATTCCCCTAGAAACAAATCGTCAAGTACCTAAGCGATTGCTACGCAAATATCCTTATTTTAGTGATTATATTCAAGCTGAATTGGATCGGCATTTAACGCCTGAGCAGTTGGCTCAAGGTGGTGTGGTCGTTGAAACGACAATTAATCCTGATTGGCAAGAATGGGCGGAAGAGGTTCTTAAAGAAGGGATCGAGAATTACGGGCGTTATCAAAATTTCAAACAAGCGGCCATTGTTAGTATTGATCCACGTAATGGTCAAATTAAGACGATGGTGGGTGGTTTAGATTTTGAGAATAATCAGTATAATCGTGTAACTCAAGCCCAACGCCAGCCGGGTTCAACCTTTAAGACATTTGTTTATGCGGCGGCGATCGCCTCTGGTATGTCCCCCAATGCAACCTATGTGGACAAAGAATTTAAAGTGGGTGACTATAGACCGAAAAATTATTCAGGAACTTTTAGTAATGCGTCCCTCACCCTCACGGAGGCGCTAACGCAATCGATTAATACAATTGCCCTGAGTGTGATGATGGATGTTGGCTGGGATCCCATTATTAACTTGGCTCAGCAGATGGGCATTCGTTCAGAAATGCAGCCGACCTATTCTCTGGCTCTCGGATCATGGGAAGTGAATCTATTGGAGATTACATCAGCCTATGGAACCCTCGCTAACAAAGGTGTTCACCAAGCGAACTATGGTATTAGTCGCATTCTTGACCGTGACGGCAAAGTCATCTATGAGGCGGAGGGGAGTTCCCGTCGTGCCCTTGATGAGAATAGTGCGGCGATCGTAACGTCGATGTTAACGAAGGTCGTTTCTAGTGGTACAGGCCGTAATGCAAATATTGGTCGCCCGGTGGCGGGTAAAACAGGTACAACCGATAAAGCTCGCGATCTTTGGTTTATTGGCTATATTCCCCAGGTTGTAACCGGGGTTTGGATCGGAAATGATGATAACCAGTCAACTTGGGGATCTAGCAGCACCGCAGCCCTGATGTGGGGCAATTTGATGTCTAAAATTACTGAGGCGATCGCCGTTGAAGATTTTCCACCATTGCCTAATCTCAGAAACCGTGTGGGATCCATCACTGCTCAACCCCTGAACCAAAGGGACAAAAAGCAGCTCTCTCGCAACGAGTCCAAACGCGAAAAAGAACAAAAGCGCGAAGAGCAACAAGAAAATGAAAATAAAGCTAATCGCTCTTCTCAATCTAGCGGTGGGACTTCTAGCCCCACTAATGAAACTCGTAATGATGGTGGTGGTAGTGGTTCACCTTCCCAGCGTCCCCCTCGTGTGCGGACACCGGAACCTAAATTTGACTATACGAAGCGATCGGACACAGTTCCTCCCTTTATTCCTTTAGAAGAAACAGCTCCAGCTCCGTCTGCTGCGCCGACTCCTGCGCCAGCACCTGCTCCTGCACCGACTCCTGCGCCACCTACAGCTTCCCCCACACCAGCGCCTCCTAGTCCGACACCTGCTCCAGCGCCAGCTCCTGCTCCTGCTCCTGCTCCTGCGCCAGCACCTGCTCCTTCATCCAATGTGGATATTCCTGCGCCACCTGTCACCCAGAAAAAGGCTCCTTCGGAGGAGTAA
- the rppA gene encoding two-component system response regulator RppA: MRILLVDDEKELREALSQVLEREGYVVETAKNGKSGLQLAQGKDYDLLILDWMLPEYSGLTICQKVRATGKATPVLILTAKDTVDDRVQGLDAGADDYLVKPFELRELLARVRALLRRSPILEVPEERLKIADLDLDKENQVAYRNGRMIRLSDRELQLLTYFMENAEQLLTHEQIYQHLWQDEAPPSSNVLAALIRLLRRKVETKGDRPLIHTVYGKGYYFGLQDT, encoded by the coding sequence ATGCGCATTCTGTTAGTCGATGACGAAAAAGAACTACGGGAAGCCTTGAGCCAAGTTTTAGAGCGGGAAGGATACGTCGTTGAAACGGCAAAAAATGGCAAAAGTGGTCTACAGCTTGCCCAAGGAAAGGATTATGATTTATTGATCCTCGACTGGATGCTGCCGGAATATTCTGGCCTCACTATTTGCCAAAAGGTGCGCGCCACAGGCAAAGCAACACCTGTTTTAATTTTGACGGCTAAGGATACGGTGGATGACCGCGTACAAGGTTTAGATGCGGGGGCTGATGACTATCTTGTTAAGCCGTTTGAATTGCGAGAACTACTGGCCCGTGTGCGGGCACTATTACGGCGATCGCCGATCCTCGAAGTTCCAGAAGAACGTTTAAAAATTGCGGATCTCGATCTCGATAAAGAAAATCAAGTCGCCTATCGCAATGGGAGAATGATTCGTCTCTCCGACCGCGAACTGCAATTACTCACCTACTTTATGGAAAATGCTGAGCAGCTCCTCACCCACGAGCAAATTTATCAGCACCTCTGGCAAGATGAAGCCCCGCCGAGTAGTAATGTTCTCGCCGCTTTGATTCGTCTACTCCGCCGTAAAGTCGAAACGAAAGGCGATCGCCCACTGATTCACACCGTTTATGGTAAAGGATATTACTTTGGCCTACAGGATACATAA
- a CDS encoding Hsp70 family protein has translation MAIAIDFGTSNTLITRWNAIKNEPEVLSLDRLSQQLVNNPPLIPSQIYVEDASQSKVVIGQALGDRGLDGQQHPEQRLYRNFKRGIGTTMQGFLPELDGKQITFEQLGSWFLGDVFQQLQRQSETLDSLVMTVPVDSFEAYRSWLTEVCATLPDIDKIQLLDEPTAAALGYGALEQNFKQVLVVDFGGGTVDFSLVELNFTQGQTKPTGFIMRWAKKSYADSSAQKARTAKVIAKAGKNLGGSDLDNWLFDYFQKQQNLPKDALSLRLVERLKIQLSEKNKASEVYYNAETFESIELNLTRAEFEGILQEQGFVGQLDGLMEQLLQQARRNGVSKEDIEAVLLVGGTSQIPAVQAWLKSYFLEEKIKNDNPFGAIAAGALQLAQGFELKDFLYHSYGIRYWNRRNKCHDWHPIIPQGQPYPMSEPIEITLGASTEQQPSIELIIGELGKQSMGTEIYFDGDRLVTKTLGQGQTNVKPLNDRDGARTVAKLDPVGYPGNDRIKLQFLVDGDRCLRVTVEDLLRNVTLLENQKVAEIS, from the coding sequence ATGGCGATCGCAATTGATTTTGGGACAAGTAATACCCTGATAACCCGCTGGAATGCCATTAAAAATGAGCCAGAGGTTTTATCCCTTGATCGACTATCTCAGCAGCTGGTTAATAATCCTCCCCTCATTCCCAGCCAAATTTATGTCGAAGATGCATCACAATCAAAAGTCGTGATCGGTCAAGCCCTCGGCGATCGCGGCCTAGACGGACAACAACATCCAGAACAGCGACTCTACCGCAACTTTAAACGGGGAATCGGCACAACGATGCAAGGCTTTTTACCAGAGCTAGACGGCAAACAAATAACCTTTGAACAACTCGGCAGTTGGTTTCTCGGAGACGTATTCCAACAATTACAACGCCAATCAGAAACCCTAGATAGCCTAGTGATGACCGTCCCCGTTGATAGCTTCGAAGCATACCGGAGCTGGCTCACAGAAGTCTGTGCCACCTTGCCTGACATCGACAAAATTCAACTTTTAGATGAACCCACTGCCGCAGCCCTCGGCTATGGTGCGCTGGAGCAAAACTTCAAACAAGTACTCGTTGTTGATTTTGGGGGGGGGACAGTCGATTTTTCTTTAGTAGAACTAAATTTCACCCAAGGTCAAACAAAACCGACGGGCTTCATTATGCGTTGGGCAAAAAAATCCTACGCTGATAGTAGTGCTCAAAAAGCAAGAACCGCAAAGGTGATTGCTAAGGCTGGCAAAAATCTAGGGGGTTCTGATCTCGATAATTGGCTTTTTGACTATTTTCAAAAACAGCAAAATTTACCGAAAGATGCCCTCAGTTTACGGCTCGTCGAACGCCTAAAAATTCAGCTGTCAGAAAAAAATAAGGCGAGTGAGGTTTATTACAACGCTGAAACTTTTGAAAGTATTGAGCTAAATCTGACACGAGCAGAGTTTGAAGGGATTTTACAAGAACAGGGCTTTGTCGGGCAGCTCGATGGATTGATGGAGCAGTTGTTACAACAGGCGCGGCGTAATGGGGTAAGTAAGGAGGATATTGAGGCGGTGTTACTTGTGGGAGGAACTAGCCAAATTCCAGCGGTACAGGCTTGGTTAAAGTCCTATTTCTTGGAAGAAAAAATTAAAAACGATAATCCTTTCGGGGCGATCGCCGCCGGGGCTCTACAGTTAGCCCAAGGTTTTGAACTAAAAGATTTTCTCTACCACAGCTACGGTATTCGCTACTGGAACCGCCGTAATAAATGCCACGATTGGCATCCGATTATTCCCCAAGGGCAACCCTACCCCATGTCTGAACCCATCGAAATCACCCTCGGTGCATCGACGGAGCAACAGCCAAGCATTGAGCTGATCATCGGCGAGCTAGGTAAACAAAGTATGGGCACAGAAATTTATTTTGATGGCGATCGCCTTGTGACCAAAACCCTAGGTCAGGGTCAAACCAATGTCAAACCCCTCAATGATCGCGACGGGGCACGCACAGTGGCAAAGCTCGATCCAGTCGGCTATCCGGGGAATGATCGCATCAAACTGCAATTCCTTGTGGACGGCGATCGCTGTTTACGAGTTACGGTTGAAGATTTACTGCGTAATGTCACCCTCCTCGAAAACCAAAAAGTCGCTGAAATTAGCTAG
- a CDS encoding TlyA family RNA methyltransferase — protein MAKQRLDTLLVDLELCESRQLAQRLIRAGEVKVRQRIIDKPGTLVPTDAEIEVKAKPPFVSRGGEKLAKAIAHFEIEVKDRVCLDGGISTGGFTDCLFQVGAKQVYGIDVGYGQVAWKIRQDPRLVLRERTNFRHLTPEDLYEDVAAGDRPTLGVMDLSFISLRKVLPTLWTLLVEPREVLLLVKPQFEVGREQVGKKGVVRDSQAQAQAIFDVLTVAQKLGWQPHGLTWSPIKGPAGNIEYLLWLQQSPSEMQLALEDVAALTHSAMVSFK, from the coding sequence TTGGCTAAGCAAAGATTAGATACTCTTCTTGTCGATCTAGAACTCTGTGAATCGCGACAACTGGCACAGCGACTGATTCGGGCAGGGGAAGTGAAGGTACGCCAAAGAATTATTGATAAGCCGGGGACTTTAGTGCCGACAGACGCGGAGATTGAGGTTAAGGCAAAACCGCCCTTTGTCTCCCGTGGTGGCGAAAAACTGGCTAAGGCGATCGCCCATTTTGAAATCGAAGTAAAAGATCGTGTGTGTTTAGACGGCGGCATTTCGACGGGTGGCTTTACAGACTGTTTGTTTCAGGTGGGCGCGAAGCAGGTGTATGGCATTGATGTGGGCTATGGACAGGTGGCATGGAAAATTCGCCAAGATCCCCGTTTAGTACTGCGAGAACGAACTAATTTTCGGCATCTAACCCCAGAAGATTTATATGAGGATGTGGCAGCAGGCGATCGCCCAACTTTAGGTGTGATGGATTTATCTTTTATTTCCCTGCGCAAAGTATTGCCAACTTTATGGACGTTGTTGGTGGAGCCGCGAGAGGTTCTATTACTGGTAAAGCCGCAATTTGAAGTGGGGCGTGAACAGGTCGGTAAAAAAGGTGTGGTGCGGGACTCTCAAGCCCAAGCCCAAGCGATTTTTGATGTATTGACTGTGGCGCAAAAACTGGGTTGGCAACCCCATGGTTTAACTTGGTCGCCTATTAAAGGGCCCGCGGGCAACATTGAATATCTGCTCTGGCTGCAACAATCACCTTCAGAAATGCAGCTTGCTCTAGAAGATGTCGCTGCTCTCACCCACTCTGCAATGGTGTCGTTTAAGTAA
- a CDS encoding FAD-dependent monooxygenase has translation MTNPLGIVGAGIGGLTLACALEQQNIPFTLYEQAESFEALGYGIQVSPNVVRVLAALGLTEKLEAIAHRCYGFELRSFTSDQTLIKWQLPKNQLYYQCRRADLHQLLFDGLRDKSKLNFATRLTGYSQTTDKVALKFEHAPKVEVAGLVGADGVGSPTRRQLMLDSQQTKPSYAGYAAFRAILPWRSPYEELAGRATVWLGKNHHVVAYPNGNLNHGEQWLNLVLVVKESQWQEEGWTIEVDKSQVAAEFQNQSRLLNQILKDMIASPEPCYKWGLFTRPALPFWSQNKVTLLGDAAHPMVPFQAQGAAMSIEDAYVLAQCLQRHQTTEGAFQQYENLRYQRATRMQITSRKNADIFHASGLKAIARDFVFKIVDAIAPNLMNLKSAWIYDYDVTKL, from the coding sequence ATGACTAACCCCCTTGGTATCGTCGGTGCAGGTATTGGCGGTTTAACTTTGGCCTGTGCCCTTGAGCAACAAAATATTCCCTTCACTCTCTACGAACAGGCAGAAAGTTTTGAGGCATTGGGCTACGGGATTCAGGTGAGCCCGAATGTTGTGCGTGTTTTAGCGGCTTTGGGGTTAACGGAAAAGCTAGAGGCGATCGCCCACCGTTGTTATGGTTTTGAGTTGCGGTCTTTCACTTCAGACCAAACTCTAATCAAATGGCAATTACCAAAAAATCAGCTGTATTATCAATGCCGTCGCGCCGATTTGCACCAACTTTTATTTGACGGGCTAAGGGATAAAAGTAAGTTGAATTTTGCGACTCGTTTAACGGGTTATTCCCAAACAACGGATAAGGTTGCGCTGAAATTTGAACATGCTCCCAAGGTTGAAGTTGCAGGATTGGTTGGCGCTGATGGTGTCGGATCTCCAACCCGCCGACAGTTAATGCTCGATAGTCAACAAACAAAACCCAGTTATGCCGGCTATGCGGCTTTTCGCGCTATCTTACCTTGGCGATCGCCCTACGAAGAGTTGGCAGGACGCGCAACAGTTTGGCTTGGGAAAAATCATCACGTTGTAGCTTATCCCAACGGCAATTTAAATCATGGTGAGCAGTGGTTAAATTTGGTTTTAGTCGTTAAAGAAAGTCAGTGGCAGGAGGAAGGCTGGACAATTGAGGTGGATAAATCTCAAGTCGCGGCAGAATTTCAAAATCAATCTCGCTTACTCAATCAAATTTTAAAGGACATGATTGCCAGTCCAGAGCCTTGCTATAAATGGGGACTATTTACGCGCCCAGCTTTACCCTTTTGGTCACAAAATAAAGTGACATTACTCGGTGATGCCGCCCATCCAATGGTTCCTTTTCAGGCTCAGGGGGCAGCCATGTCCATCGAAGATGCCTACGTCCTCGCGCAATGTTTGCAACGTCACCAAACAACAGAAGGAGCATTTCAACAATACGAAAATCTGCGTTATCAACGGGCAACGAGAATGCAAATAACATCCCGCAAAAATGCTGATATTTTTCACGCATCAGGTCTCAAGGCGATCGCCCGTGATTTCGTTTTTAAAATCGTTGATGCCATCGCGCCGAATCTCATGAATCTCAAATCTGCCTGGATTTACGATTACGACGTTACGAAGCTATAA
- a CDS encoding methyltransferase domain-containing protein, giving the protein MFWLYIIGFLVALLVIGVAIYLLTPRSYDSSNTVANSYDEWTEDGILEFYWGEHIHLGHYGSPPRRKDFLKAKADFVHEMVRWGGLDKLPAGTTVLDVGCGFGGSSRIMAQNYGFQATGITLSPKQAQRANDLTPEGVTAKFMVNDALDMSFPDNSFDVVWSVEAGPHMPDKMKYAEEMMRVLKPGGILVVADWNQRDDRRVPLNWWEKPVMRQLLDQWSHPSFSSIERFSEQIAETGLVDGEVVTADWTKETLPSWLESIWQGIVRPKGLIKFGFSGFIKSLREVPTMLLMRVAFGAGLCRFGMFRAVKKSTINSVDEARTGETVNA; this is encoded by the coding sequence ATGTTCTGGTTATACATCATCGGTTTTTTAGTGGCGCTACTCGTTATCGGGGTAGCAATCTATCTACTGACTCCCCGTAGCTACGACTCCTCTAACACCGTTGCCAACTCCTATGATGAGTGGACAGAAGACGGTATTCTCGAATTTTACTGGGGTGAACATATTCACCTCGGTCACTACGGCTCTCCCCCACGCCGCAAAGATTTCCTCAAAGCAAAGGCTGACTTTGTCCATGAGATGGTTCGCTGGGGTGGTCTAGATAAGCTTCCCGCTGGCACAACTGTTCTCGACGTTGGTTGTGGTTTCGGCGGTAGTAGCCGCATCATGGCGCAAAACTACGGCTTCCAAGCAACAGGCATTACCCTCAGCCCCAAGCAAGCCCAGCGCGCTAACGACCTCACTCCTGAAGGTGTCACGGCCAAATTTATGGTGAATGACGCGCTTGATATGTCTTTCCCCGACAATAGTTTTGATGTGGTTTGGTCTGTGGAAGCAGGTCCCCACATGCCCGACAAAATGAAGTACGCAGAAGAAATGATGCGTGTCCTGAAGCCCGGCGGTATCCTCGTTGTTGCGGACTGGAACCAGCGCGACGATCGCCGTGTGCCCCTCAACTGGTGGGAAAAACCCGTTATGCGTCAGCTCCTTGACCAGTGGTCTCACCCTTCTTTTTCCAGTATTGAGCGTTTCTCTGAGCAGATTGCTGAAACTGGCTTAGTTGACGGTGAAGTTGTTACCGCTGACTGGACAAAGGAAACATTGCCTTCTTGGTTAGAATCCATTTGGCAAGGTATTGTTCGCCCGAAGGGTCTGATTAAATTTGGTTTCTCTGGCTTTATTAAGTCTCTACGGGAAGTACCCACCATGCTCTTAATGCGCGTCGCTTTTGGTGCTGGTCTCTGCCGCTTTGGTATGTTTAGAGCAGTAAAAAAATCAACCATTAATTCCGTTGATGAAGCAAGAACTGGTGAAACGGTTAATGCCTAA
- a CDS encoding iron uptake porin, which produces MNDKFCLKSPLLALALALSGSVAAQVQAETVGDQLAKLENYGSFDTEAATLEVSTSGLAQVNSVFQLRDVAPSDWAFDALRNLVEKYNCLVGYPDGTFRGDRPLSRYEFAAGLNACLQQIERLITGGSDVDAADISRLRALVQEFEAELATLGARVDDLDGQVEELESHQFSTTTKLFGQTVFGIQGRNANEYSFFRDRLTNEDDQINTITNTQLSLFTQFSPNSILLTGLSAGSGSTTSNNRTLEPYVGLGYEADNGNNIRISDLTYRHLIGDKLALIIGTEGISATNVFRGANRVQSAGYGPLSRFAQRNPVINIGGSGSGFGFDWQIARSLSLQALYSTNLADNATFGGLFGGDLGSTTFGTQLVASPSRDLDLSFQYINSYSPWGTLSGSPRPSGIGDDQVVIQDFQSGRAPISTNAFGLAIDWRVSPKFNVGGWAGYTTSEYQTAGGDVETFNWMTYLTFPDLGKEGSLGGIFFGQPPRITSSNLPSGRNIPSLVSSGDLNADPGGQPGTTHHLEAFYRFNLTDNIALTPGFIAVFNPLQNDDNETITIGVLRTTISF; this is translated from the coding sequence ATGAATGATAAATTTTGCTTGAAATCGCCTTTGCTGGCACTGGCTCTCGCGCTCAGCGGTAGTGTTGCAGCACAGGTACAGGCAGAAACTGTTGGCGATCAGCTAGCAAAACTGGAAAATTATGGCTCCTTTGACACAGAAGCAGCAACCCTTGAGGTCAGTACTTCAGGTTTAGCTCAAGTCAATAGCGTTTTCCAGCTACGAGATGTCGCTCCCAGCGACTGGGCCTTCGATGCCCTGCGTAATCTTGTCGAAAAGTATAACTGCCTAGTCGGCTATCCCGATGGTACATTTCGTGGCGATCGCCCCCTGAGTCGTTACGAATTTGCCGCAGGTCTCAATGCCTGTTTACAACAAATCGAACGCCTGATCACCGGCGGCTCCGACGTTGATGCCGCAGATATTAGTCGTCTACGTGCCCTAGTCCAAGAGTTTGAAGCAGAGCTGGCCACCCTCGGCGCAAGGGTCGATGATCTCGATGGTCAAGTGGAAGAACTAGAAAGCCATCAGTTTTCGACAACGACAAAACTATTCGGTCAAACCGTTTTTGGTATCCAAGGTCGTAACGCCAATGAATATAGTTTCTTCCGCGATCGCCTCACCAACGAAGACGATCAGATTAATACCATTACCAATACCCAACTGAGCCTGTTCACCCAGTTCAGTCCAAATAGCATTTTACTCACAGGTTTAAGCGCCGGTTCCGGTAGCACAACCAGCAATAATCGCACCCTAGAACCCTACGTCGGTCTCGGTTACGAAGCAGATAACGGTAACAATATTCGCATTAGTGACCTGACCTATCGCCACTTAATAGGTGACAAACTCGCCCTCATTATCGGTACAGAAGGCATTAGCGCCACCAATGTATTTCGTGGTGCAAACCGGGTTCAGAGTGCTGGTTACGGGCCCTTGTCTCGCTTTGCCCAGCGTAATCCAGTGATCAATATTGGCGGTAGTGGCAGCGGTTTTGGTTTTGACTGGCAAATTGCCAGAAGCCTAAGTCTTCAAGCCCTTTACTCCACAAATTTGGCTGACAATGCCACCTTTGGCGGTTTGTTCGGCGGCGATCTGGGTTCCACAACCTTTGGTACACAGCTCGTTGCCTCGCCTTCTAGAGACCTTGACCTCTCTTTCCAATACATCAACTCCTATTCTCCTTGGGGCACATTATCCGGTAGTCCCCGCCCCTCCGGCATTGGTGATGACCAAGTTGTTATTCAAGATTTTCAATCTGGTCGAGCGCCGATCAGCACAAATGCTTTTGGTCTAGCGATCGATTGGCGCGTGAGTCCGAAATTTAACGTCGGCGGCTGGGCAGGCTACACCACTTCGGAATACCAAACGGCCGGTGGCGATGTCGAAACCTTTAACTGGATGACCTATCTCACCTTCCCCGATCTTGGCAAAGAAGGCAGCTTGGGCGGTATTTTCTTTGGTCAACCCCCTCGAATCACCTCTAGTAATCTGCCCTCTGGTCGTAATATTCCATCCTTGGTTTCCAGCGGTGATCTTAATGCAGATCCGGGTGGTCAACCGGGCACGACCCACCATCTTGAAGCATTTTATCGCTTTAATCTGACAGATAATATTGCCCTTACACCCGGCTTTATTGCTGTTTTTAATCCCCTTCAAAATGATGATAATGAGACCATTACTATCGGTGTTTTAAGAACAACGATTAGTTTCTAA
- a CDS encoding TolB family protein: protein MLLKCSGFRKIALAIASFCLAGCSRALFYQPQIATGGINSNFAEEFPSYSGDGRFLAFASERDGRRNIYLYDFQENQLVNLPNLNRRDSSQDQPSLSADGRYLAYVSTERGKPDIFVYDRQQQRSQLLTANLRGAVQHPTIRGDGQQVTFQSNDRGQWNLMIVDVTGN, encoded by the coding sequence ATCTTGTTGAAATGCAGCGGATTTCGAAAAATAGCTCTGGCGATCGCCTCGTTCTGTTTAGCAGGCTGTAGTCGTGCTTTGTTTTACCAACCCCAAATTGCGACGGGGGGCATCAATAGTAACTTTGCGGAAGAATTTCCCAGCTACAGCGGTGACGGTCGTTTTCTAGCCTTTGCCTCGGAGCGAGACGGACGACGCAATATTTATTTATATGATTTTCAGGAGAATCAATTAGTTAATTTACCCAACCTCAACCGCCGTGACTCCAGTCAAGATCAACCTTCCCTGAGTGCCGATGGTCGATATCTCGCCTACGTATCCACCGAGCGCGGTAAACCCGATATCTTTGTTTATGATCGCCAACAACAACGCTCCCAACTATTGACGGCCAATCTGAGGGGCGCAGTGCAACATCCCACCATCCGTGGCGACGGCCAGCAGGTGACTTTCCAAAGTAATGACCGTGGCCAGTGGAATTTAATGATTGTTGATGTGACGGGAAATTAA